A region of Vicia villosa cultivar HV-30 ecotype Madison, WI unplaced genomic scaffold, Vvil1.0 ctg.000279F_1_1_2_unsc, whole genome shotgun sequence DNA encodes the following proteins:
- the LOC131626261 gene encoding CBL-interacting serine/threonine-protein kinase 14-like: MAEESQIQIQATNKSTNGVVLFEKYEIGKLLGVGASAKVHHATNVETGKSVAVKVMNKKKLVNGGFSPNIEREISILSRLHHPNIVNLFEVLASKTKIYFIIELASAGELFEEVAKRDKLTEEHARKYFRQLISAVKHCHSHGVYHRDLKLDNLLLDENDNLKVTDFGLSAVKNQIRPDGLLHTVCGTPSYVAPEILAKKGYNGAKADVWSCGVVLFAITAGYLPFNDYNITVLYRKIYRGQFRFPKWFSCDLKNLLSRLLDTNPETRISVDEILQDPWFNSGGYKVDRVLVKEPELEESQTGFKSMNAFDLISFSTGLDMSGLFEDQNGSGLAEWVVSRDKPEKIIERVEEVVKGTTVVVTKMENCGGAKLEGQEGNLIGVVMVYRLTDEFVVVEMKKRGKGEESEAKLWKNKLRPLLVELAKKPEEPVSR, translated from the coding sequence ATGGCAGAAGAATCACAAATTCAAATACAAGCGACTAACAAGTCAACAAACGGCGTCGTTTTGTTTGAGAAGTACGAAATTGGTAAACTGCTCGGAGTTGGCGCGTCGGCGAAGGTGCACCACGCGACGAATGTCGAAACCGGGAAGAGCGTAGCGGTGAAAGTCATGAACAAGAAGAAACTCGTTAATGGAGGTTTCTCACCAAACATTGAGCGTGAGATCTCAATTCTCAGCCGCCTCCATCATCCTAACATCGTAAACCTCTTTGAAGTGCTCGCGTCGAAGACGAAAATTTACTTCATCATAGAATTAGCCTCCGCCGGCGAACTCTTCGAAGAGGTAGCTAAAAGAGACAAACTCACCGAAGAACACGCTAGAAAATACTTCCGGCAACTTATCTCCGCCGTGAAACACTGTCACTCTCACGGTGTTTACCACCGCGATCTCAAACTCGATAATCTCTTACTAGACGAGAATGATAATCTCAAGGTAACTGATTTCGGTTTAAGCGCGGTGAAAAACCAGATCCGTCCTGACGGTTTACTTCACACCGTTTGCGGTACACCGTCCTACGTGGCACCGGAGATCCTAGCGAAGAAAGGGTATAACGGTGCGAAAGCTGATGTATGGTCATGCGGCGTCGTTTTGTTTGCTATTACCGCGGGATATTTACCGTTCAATGATTATAATATTACCGTGCTGTATAGGAAGATTTACCGCGGTCAATTTCGGTTCCCGAAATGGTTTTCCTGTGATCTGAAGAATCTCTTATCGAGGTTGTTGGATACGAACCCTGAGACGAGGATTAGCGTTGATGAAATTCTTCAAGACCCGTGGTTCAACTCGGGTGGATATAAGGTGGACCGGGTTTTAGTTAAGGAACCGGAGTTGGAGGAAAGTCAAACCGGGTTTAAGTCGATGAACGCGTTTGATTTGATATCGTTTTCAACTGGGTTAGATATGTCTGGTTTGTTTGAGGATCAAAACGGGTCGGGTTTAGCTGAATGGGTTGTTTCAAGGGACAAACCGGAGAAAATTATTGAAAGGGTGGAGGAGGTGGTTAAGGGAACGACGGTAGTTgtaacaaaaatggaaaattgtGGTGGAGCAAAATTGGAGGGACAAGAAGGTAATTTGATTGGTGTTGTTATGGTTTACCGGTTAACGGATGAATTTGTGGTAGTTGAAATGAAGAAACGTGGAAAGGGGGAGGAATCTGAGGCGAAATTGTGGAAAAATAAATTGCGACCTTTGCTTGTTGAGTTGGCTAAGAAACCGGAAGAGCCGGTTTCCCGGTGA